One bacterium genomic window carries:
- a CDS encoding glucose-1-phosphate adenylyltransferase, whose amino-acid sequence MERTVAMILGGGRGTRLYPLTKLRSKPAVPFGGMYRLIDIPISNSINSGIYRMFVLTQFNSASLNRHLALTYTFDTFRQGFVTVLAAEQTHETMDWYQGTADAVRKNLRHLRPFRAEDVLVLSGDHIYRMDYQVMIAFHRQQRADVTIGVIPIPSRDMQRFGILRVGSDGRVTDFHEKPNSPDAVKGWSASPGMFNQGTQSRHESFYMGSMGIYVIRTEALSKILDPAMGEDFGKDVLPKAISRFRVYAYPFTGYWEDIGTIQSFYDANLALTDDEPKYELFDSETRLFTRPRYLPGARLGEATVHKTLICPGVRAGAISAERSIIGARAIVGGGASIRDSYVVGADYYETSAAVEENRELKRPDVGIGGETSIHRAIIDKNARIGYGVTIDPPSDCPDMDGKGYAVRDGIVIVEKSAVIPDGSILPELG is encoded by the coding sequence ATGGAACGAACAGTAGCCATGATCTTGGGCGGCGGGCGCGGCACACGACTCTATCCGCTGACCAAACTGAGATCGAAGCCGGCGGTGCCGTTCGGCGGAATGTATCGCCTGATTGACATTCCGATTTCCAACTCGATCAATTCGGGCATCTATCGAATGTTCGTGCTCACGCAGTTCAATTCGGCTTCGCTCAATCGTCATCTGGCGCTGACCTACACGTTCGACACCTTTCGGCAGGGATTCGTGACCGTATTGGCGGCCGAGCAGACTCACGAGACGATGGACTGGTATCAAGGAACGGCCGACGCGGTGCGGAAGAATCTGCGACATCTCCGGCCGTTCCGCGCCGAAGACGTACTGGTTTTATCGGGCGATCACATCTATCGGATGGACTATCAGGTGATGATCGCCTTTCACCGGCAGCAACGGGCGGACGTAACGATCGGCGTGATTCCGATTCCGAGCCGTGACATGCAGCGGTTCGGGATTCTGCGCGTGGGCAGCGACGGGCGAGTGACCGATTTCCACGAGAAGCCCAACTCTCCCGATGCGGTCAAAGGCTGGTCGGCTTCGCCGGGGATGTTCAATCAAGGGACACAGAGCCGGCACGAGTCGTTCTACATGGGCTCGATGGGAATCTACGTCATCCGCACGGAAGCGCTCTCGAAGATTCTGGATCCGGCGATGGGCGAGGATTTCGGAAAGGACGTTTTGCCCAAAGCGATCTCGCGGTTTCGCGTCTATGCCTATCCTTTCACCGGTTACTGGGAAGACATCGGGACGATTCAGTCTTTCTACGACGCAAATCTGGCGTTGACCGATGACGAACCGAAATACGAATTGTTCGATTCGGAGACGCGGCTGTTCACGCGGCCGCGCTATCTGCCGGGAGCGCGGCTGGGCGAGGCGACTGTCCATAAAACTCTGATCTGTCCGGGCGTGCGGGCGGGAGCGATTTCGGCCGAGCGCAGCATCATCGGCGCGCGGGCCATCGTGGGAGGCGGCGCATCCATTCGCGATTCGTACGTCGTGGGAGCGGATTACTATGAAACGTCCGCCGCCGTTGAGGAGAACCGCGAACTCAAGCGACCGGACGTGGGAATCGGCGGCGAGACGAGCATTCACCGCGCGATCATTGACAAGAACGCGCGGATCGGCTACGGCGTGACCATTGATCCGCCATCAGATTGCCCCGACATGGACGGCAAGGGGTACGCGGTGCGCGACGGAATCGTGATCGTCGAGAAGAGCGCCGTCATTCCCGACGGCAGTATCCTTCCGGAGCTGGGATAG